In the Harmonia axyridis chromosome 3, icHarAxyr1.1, whole genome shotgun sequence genome, one interval contains:
- the LOC123674851 gene encoding glycerol-3-phosphate dehydrogenase [NAD(+)], cytoplasmic isoform X2, with the protein MIYTISTLLSRIRPSIIVFRLQQGSPVSVLQERFSPNFKIKNMSTAKGKQICIVGSGNWGSVIAKIVGHNVQNLEKFDNKVTMYVYEENINGKKLTEIINEQHENVKYLPGHKLPPNVEAIADVVEAAKDADILIFVLPHQFIKGICSTLLGKIKPTAIALSLIKGFDRLDGGGIELISHIINRHLKIPCHVLMGANLANEVANEQFCETTIGCRDRKIGSMLRDIIQTEYFRVVVVDDEDTVEICGALKNIVACGAGFVDGLGLGDNTKAAVIRLGLMEMIKFVDVFYPGGKLSTFFESCGVADLITTCFGGRNRKCSEAFVKTGKSIKQLEDEMLNGQKLQGPITAEEVNFMLKSKGMEDKFPIFTTVHKICTGELKPQVFINCIREHPEHIYIPKHIAFT; encoded by the exons ATGATTTATACTATTTCAACATTACTCAGTCGTATTAGACCAAGTATAATAGTATTCCGATTAC AACAAGGGTCGCCTGTGAGTGTTCTACAAGAAAGgttttctccaaattttaaaataaaaaatatgtctaCAGCTAAAGGAAAACAAATTTGCATAGTGGGCAGTGGTAATTG GGGTTCTGTAATTGCAAAAATTGTTGGCCATAATGTTCAAAACTTGGAGAAATTTGATAACAAAGTTACTATGTATGTATATGAAGAAAACATCAACGGAAAGAAACtcactgaaataataaatgaacagcatgaaaatgtgaaatatcTACCAGGTCATAAATTGCCTCCGAATGTT GAAGCTATTGCTGATGTTGTAGAAGCAGCCAAAGATGCTGACATCCTTATTTTTGTTCTACCTCATCAATTCATAAAAGGAATTTGCTCAACACTACTTGGAAAGATCAAGCCAACTGCTATTGCACTCTCTCTCATCAAG GGATTCGATAGATTAGATGGTGGTGGTATCGAATTGATATCGCATATTATTAATCGCCATCTGAAAATTCCCTGTCATGTTCTCATGGGTGCTAATTTAGCTAATGAAGTAGCTAATGAACAATTTTGTGAGACAACCATTGGCTGTAGGGACAGAAAAATTGGTTCAATGCTAAGGGACATCATCCAAACCGAATACTTCAGAGTAGTAGTAGTTGATGATGAAGATACAGTAGAAATTTGTGGTGCACTCAAA aatattgTAGCCTGTGGTGCTGGTTTTGTTGATGGTCTTGGTCTAGGAGATAACACAAAAGCTGCAGTCATACGACTTGGCCTCatggaaatgataaaatttGTAGATGTCTTTTATCCTGGTGGTAAATTATCTACCTTTTTTGAAAGTTGTGGAGTTGCTGACTTGATAACAACTTGTTTTGGTGGTCGTAACAGGAAATGTTCTGAAGCATTCGTTAAAACAGGAAAGTCAATAAAGCAGCTAGAAGATGAAATGCTTAATGGACAGAAATTGCAAGGACCAATAACAGCAGAAGAAGTTAATTTTATGTTGAAAAGTAAAGGCATGGAAGACAA ATTCCCCATTTTTACCACAGTCCATAAAATCTGTACTGGAGAATTGAAGCCTCAAGTATTCATCAACTGTATAAGGGAACATCCAGAGCATAT ATACATACCCAAACACATAGCCTTCACCTAG
- the LOC123674851 gene encoding glycerol-3-phosphate dehydrogenase [NAD(+)], cytoplasmic isoform X4, producing the protein MIYTISTLLSRIRPSIIVFRLQQGSPVSVLQERFSPNFKIKNMSTAKGKQICIVGSGNWGSVIAKIVGHNVQNLEKFDNKVTMYVYEENINGKKLTEIINEQHENVKYLPGHKLPPNVEAIADVVEAAKDADILIFVLPHQFIKGICSTLLGKIKPTAIALSLIKGFDRLDGGGIELISHIINRHLKIPCHVLMGANLANEVANEQFCETTIGCRDRKIGSMLRDIIQTEYFRVVVVDDEDTVEICGALKNIVACGAGFVDGLGLGDNTKAAVIRLGLMEMIKFVDVFYPGGKLSTFFESCGVADLITTCFGGRNRKCSEAFVKTGKSIKQLEDEMLNGQKLQGPITAEEVNFMLKSKGMEDKFPIFTTVHKICTGELKPQVFINCIREHPEHILADVL; encoded by the exons ATGATTTATACTATTTCAACATTACTCAGTCGTATTAGACCAAGTATAATAGTATTCCGATTAC AACAAGGGTCGCCTGTGAGTGTTCTACAAGAAAGgttttctccaaattttaaaataaaaaatatgtctaCAGCTAAAGGAAAACAAATTTGCATAGTGGGCAGTGGTAATTG GGGTTCTGTAATTGCAAAAATTGTTGGCCATAATGTTCAAAACTTGGAGAAATTTGATAACAAAGTTACTATGTATGTATATGAAGAAAACATCAACGGAAAGAAACtcactgaaataataaatgaacagcatgaaaatgtgaaatatcTACCAGGTCATAAATTGCCTCCGAATGTT GAAGCTATTGCTGATGTTGTAGAAGCAGCCAAAGATGCTGACATCCTTATTTTTGTTCTACCTCATCAATTCATAAAAGGAATTTGCTCAACACTACTTGGAAAGATCAAGCCAACTGCTATTGCACTCTCTCTCATCAAG GGATTCGATAGATTAGATGGTGGTGGTATCGAATTGATATCGCATATTATTAATCGCCATCTGAAAATTCCCTGTCATGTTCTCATGGGTGCTAATTTAGCTAATGAAGTAGCTAATGAACAATTTTGTGAGACAACCATTGGCTGTAGGGACAGAAAAATTGGTTCAATGCTAAGGGACATCATCCAAACCGAATACTTCAGAGTAGTAGTAGTTGATGATGAAGATACAGTAGAAATTTGTGGTGCACTCAAA aatattgTAGCCTGTGGTGCTGGTTTTGTTGATGGTCTTGGTCTAGGAGATAACACAAAAGCTGCAGTCATACGACTTGGCCTCatggaaatgataaaatttGTAGATGTCTTTTATCCTGGTGGTAAATTATCTACCTTTTTTGAAAGTTGTGGAGTTGCTGACTTGATAACAACTTGTTTTGGTGGTCGTAACAGGAAATGTTCTGAAGCATTCGTTAAAACAGGAAAGTCAATAAAGCAGCTAGAAGATGAAATGCTTAATGGACAGAAATTGCAAGGACCAATAACAGCAGAAGAAGTTAATTTTATGTTGAAAAGTAAAGGCATGGAAGACAA ATTCCCCATTTTTACCACAGTCCATAAAATCTGTACTGGAGAATTGAAGCCTCAAGTATTCATCAACTGTATAAGGGAACATCCAGAGCATAT TCTTGCCGATGTCCTTTGA
- the LOC123674851 gene encoding glycerol-3-phosphate dehydrogenase [NAD(+)], cytoplasmic isoform X1, whose amino-acid sequence MIYTISTLLSRIRPSIIVFRLQQGSPVSVLQERFSPNFKIKNMSTAKGKQICIVGSGNWGSVIAKIVGHNVQNLEKFDNKVTMYVYEENINGKKLTEIINEQHENVKYLPGHKLPPNVEAIADVVEAAKDADILIFVLPHQFIKGICSTLLGKIKPTAIALSLIKGFDRLDGGGIELISHIINRHLKIPCHVLMGANLANEVANEQFCETTIGCRDRKIGSMLRDIIQTEYFRVVVVDDEDTVEICGALKNIVACGAGFVDGLGLGDNTKAAVIRLGLMEMIKFVDVFYPGGKLSTFFESCGVADLITTCFGGRNRKCSEAFVKTGKSIKQLEDEMLNGQKLQGPITAEEVNFMLKSKGMEDKFPIFTTVHKICTGELKPQVFINCIREHPEHMNFNDTNSESRLQSKL is encoded by the exons ATGATTTATACTATTTCAACATTACTCAGTCGTATTAGACCAAGTATAATAGTATTCCGATTAC AACAAGGGTCGCCTGTGAGTGTTCTACAAGAAAGgttttctccaaattttaaaataaaaaatatgtctaCAGCTAAAGGAAAACAAATTTGCATAGTGGGCAGTGGTAATTG GGGTTCTGTAATTGCAAAAATTGTTGGCCATAATGTTCAAAACTTGGAGAAATTTGATAACAAAGTTACTATGTATGTATATGAAGAAAACATCAACGGAAAGAAACtcactgaaataataaatgaacagcatgaaaatgtgaaatatcTACCAGGTCATAAATTGCCTCCGAATGTT GAAGCTATTGCTGATGTTGTAGAAGCAGCCAAAGATGCTGACATCCTTATTTTTGTTCTACCTCATCAATTCATAAAAGGAATTTGCTCAACACTACTTGGAAAGATCAAGCCAACTGCTATTGCACTCTCTCTCATCAAG GGATTCGATAGATTAGATGGTGGTGGTATCGAATTGATATCGCATATTATTAATCGCCATCTGAAAATTCCCTGTCATGTTCTCATGGGTGCTAATTTAGCTAATGAAGTAGCTAATGAACAATTTTGTGAGACAACCATTGGCTGTAGGGACAGAAAAATTGGTTCAATGCTAAGGGACATCATCCAAACCGAATACTTCAGAGTAGTAGTAGTTGATGATGAAGATACAGTAGAAATTTGTGGTGCACTCAAA aatattgTAGCCTGTGGTGCTGGTTTTGTTGATGGTCTTGGTCTAGGAGATAACACAAAAGCTGCAGTCATACGACTTGGCCTCatggaaatgataaaatttGTAGATGTCTTTTATCCTGGTGGTAAATTATCTACCTTTTTTGAAAGTTGTGGAGTTGCTGACTTGATAACAACTTGTTTTGGTGGTCGTAACAGGAAATGTTCTGAAGCATTCGTTAAAACAGGAAAGTCAATAAAGCAGCTAGAAGATGAAATGCTTAATGGACAGAAATTGCAAGGACCAATAACAGCAGAAGAAGTTAATTTTATGTTGAAAAGTAAAGGCATGGAAGACAA ATTCCCCATTTTTACCACAGTCCATAAAATCTGTACTGGAGAATTGAAGCCTCAAGTATTCATCAACTGTATAAGGGAACATCCAGAGCATAT GAACTTTAATGATACTAACAGTGAAAGTCGTCTACAAAGTAAACTTTAG
- the LOC123674851 gene encoding glycerol-3-phosphate dehydrogenase [NAD(+)], cytoplasmic isoform X3, which yields MIYTISTLLSRIRPSIIVFRLQQGSPVSVLQERFSPNFKIKNMSTAKGKQICIVGSGNWGSVIAKIVGHNVQNLEKFDNKVTMYVYEENINGKKLTEIINEQHENVKYLPGHKLPPNVEAIADVVEAAKDADILIFVLPHQFIKGICSTLLGKIKPTAIALSLIKGFDRLDGGGIELISHIINRHLKIPCHVLMGANLANEVANEQFCETTIGCRDRKIGSMLRDIIQTEYFRVVVVDDEDTVEICGALKNIVACGAGFVDGLGLGDNTKAAVIRLGLMEMIKFVDVFYPGGKLSTFFESCGVADLITTCFGGRNRKCSEAFVKTGKSIKQLEDEMLNGQKLQGPITAEEVNFMLKSKGMEDKFPIFTTVHKICTGELKPQVFINCIREHPEHMVKYETQDE from the exons ATGATTTATACTATTTCAACATTACTCAGTCGTATTAGACCAAGTATAATAGTATTCCGATTAC AACAAGGGTCGCCTGTGAGTGTTCTACAAGAAAGgttttctccaaattttaaaataaaaaatatgtctaCAGCTAAAGGAAAACAAATTTGCATAGTGGGCAGTGGTAATTG GGGTTCTGTAATTGCAAAAATTGTTGGCCATAATGTTCAAAACTTGGAGAAATTTGATAACAAAGTTACTATGTATGTATATGAAGAAAACATCAACGGAAAGAAACtcactgaaataataaatgaacagcatgaaaatgtgaaatatcTACCAGGTCATAAATTGCCTCCGAATGTT GAAGCTATTGCTGATGTTGTAGAAGCAGCCAAAGATGCTGACATCCTTATTTTTGTTCTACCTCATCAATTCATAAAAGGAATTTGCTCAACACTACTTGGAAAGATCAAGCCAACTGCTATTGCACTCTCTCTCATCAAG GGATTCGATAGATTAGATGGTGGTGGTATCGAATTGATATCGCATATTATTAATCGCCATCTGAAAATTCCCTGTCATGTTCTCATGGGTGCTAATTTAGCTAATGAAGTAGCTAATGAACAATTTTGTGAGACAACCATTGGCTGTAGGGACAGAAAAATTGGTTCAATGCTAAGGGACATCATCCAAACCGAATACTTCAGAGTAGTAGTAGTTGATGATGAAGATACAGTAGAAATTTGTGGTGCACTCAAA aatattgTAGCCTGTGGTGCTGGTTTTGTTGATGGTCTTGGTCTAGGAGATAACACAAAAGCTGCAGTCATACGACTTGGCCTCatggaaatgataaaatttGTAGATGTCTTTTATCCTGGTGGTAAATTATCTACCTTTTTTGAAAGTTGTGGAGTTGCTGACTTGATAACAACTTGTTTTGGTGGTCGTAACAGGAAATGTTCTGAAGCATTCGTTAAAACAGGAAAGTCAATAAAGCAGCTAGAAGATGAAATGCTTAATGGACAGAAATTGCAAGGACCAATAACAGCAGAAGAAGTTAATTTTATGTTGAAAAGTAAAGGCATGGAAGACAA ATTCCCCATTTTTACCACAGTCCATAAAATCTGTACTGGAGAATTGAAGCCTCAAGTATTCATCAACTGTATAAGGGAACATCCAGAGCATAT GGTAAAGTATGAAACACAAGATGAATGA
- the LOC123674851 gene encoding glycerol-3-phosphate dehydrogenase [NAD(+)], cytoplasmic isoform X5 has protein sequence MSTAKGKQICIVGSGNWGSVIAKIVGHNVQNLEKFDNKVTMYVYEENINGKKLTEIINEQHENVKYLPGHKLPPNVEAIADVVEAAKDADILIFVLPHQFIKGICSTLLGKIKPTAIALSLIKGFDRLDGGGIELISHIINRHLKIPCHVLMGANLANEVANEQFCETTIGCRDRKIGSMLRDIIQTEYFRVVVVDDEDTVEICGALKNIVACGAGFVDGLGLGDNTKAAVIRLGLMEMIKFVDVFYPGGKLSTFFESCGVADLITTCFGGRNRKCSEAFVKTGKSIKQLEDEMLNGQKLQGPITAEEVNFMLKSKGMEDKFPIFTTVHKICTGELKPQVFINCIREHPEHILADVL, from the exons atgtctaCAGCTAAAGGAAAACAAATTTGCATAGTGGGCAGTGGTAATTG GGGTTCTGTAATTGCAAAAATTGTTGGCCATAATGTTCAAAACTTGGAGAAATTTGATAACAAAGTTACTATGTATGTATATGAAGAAAACATCAACGGAAAGAAACtcactgaaataataaatgaacagcatgaaaatgtgaaatatcTACCAGGTCATAAATTGCCTCCGAATGTT GAAGCTATTGCTGATGTTGTAGAAGCAGCCAAAGATGCTGACATCCTTATTTTTGTTCTACCTCATCAATTCATAAAAGGAATTTGCTCAACACTACTTGGAAAGATCAAGCCAACTGCTATTGCACTCTCTCTCATCAAG GGATTCGATAGATTAGATGGTGGTGGTATCGAATTGATATCGCATATTATTAATCGCCATCTGAAAATTCCCTGTCATGTTCTCATGGGTGCTAATTTAGCTAATGAAGTAGCTAATGAACAATTTTGTGAGACAACCATTGGCTGTAGGGACAGAAAAATTGGTTCAATGCTAAGGGACATCATCCAAACCGAATACTTCAGAGTAGTAGTAGTTGATGATGAAGATACAGTAGAAATTTGTGGTGCACTCAAA aatattgTAGCCTGTGGTGCTGGTTTTGTTGATGGTCTTGGTCTAGGAGATAACACAAAAGCTGCAGTCATACGACTTGGCCTCatggaaatgataaaatttGTAGATGTCTTTTATCCTGGTGGTAAATTATCTACCTTTTTTGAAAGTTGTGGAGTTGCTGACTTGATAACAACTTGTTTTGGTGGTCGTAACAGGAAATGTTCTGAAGCATTCGTTAAAACAGGAAAGTCAATAAAGCAGCTAGAAGATGAAATGCTTAATGGACAGAAATTGCAAGGACCAATAACAGCAGAAGAAGTTAATTTTATGTTGAAAAGTAAAGGCATGGAAGACAA ATTCCCCATTTTTACCACAGTCCATAAAATCTGTACTGGAGAATTGAAGCCTCAAGTATTCATCAACTGTATAAGGGAACATCCAGAGCATAT TCTTGCCGATGTCCTTTGA
- the LOC123674853 gene encoding methionyl-tRNA formyltransferase, mitochondrial, which produces MINKRKLILKIRESFHWKRINLSQHTKCQHINIAYKPPWKILFFGTDKFSLFSLGRLLQEYRNGGAISRLEVCTSIKEMKNDVYKFAKKENLRIWKWPPELNRMEFDAGLVVSFGHLIPKQLIENFPLGMINVHASLLPRWRGAAPIIYSLANGDKITGVTIMQIEPARFDVGKIISQKSIKIPDNIYLPELNVKLGSLGANELIECLKDLPKKLNNAEHQSKEGISYAPKVETSFARIDWENMTSSKIFNLERALKGFLPLTSIWKGEIIKLFGIGLLNDGCDIEMKQGFIHYDDESQKLKVVCTDKNYITIEKVQIYQRKLMAAKDFNNGYLKKVPLEERYFL; this is translated from the exons atgattaacAAAAGGAAACTTATTCTGAAAATTCGAGAGTCATTTCATTGGAAAAGAATCAATTTAAGTCAGCATACAAAATGTCAACATATAAATATTGCATACAAacctccttggaaaattcttttttttggcACTGATAAATTTTCACTGTTCAGTTTAGGTCGTCTCCTACAGGAATA TAGAAACGGAGGTGCAATAAGTAGGTTGGAAGTATGCACTTCCattaaggaaatgaaaaatgatgttTACAAATTTGCGAAGAAAGAAAATTTGAGGATATGGAAGTGGCCACCTGAACTTAACCGAATGGAATTTGATGCAGGTTTAGTGGTATCTTTCGGTCATCTAATTCCAAAGcaattaatagaaaattttccatt AGGAATGATAAATGTTCATGCTAGCTTATTACCTCGATGGAGAGGAGCAGCTCCTATAATTTATAGTTTAGCAAATGGAGATAAAATCACTGGAGTAACAATAATGCAAATAGAGCCTGCTAGGTTTGATGTGGGTAAAATTATATCTCAAAAATCTATCAAAATACCTGATAATATATATTTGCCTGAATTAAATGTTAAGTTAGGATCTCTTGGAGCCAATGAATTAATAGAATGTTTAAAAGACTTAcccaaaaaattgaacaatgctGAACACCAGTCAAAAGAAGGAATTTCATATG CACCAAAGGTAGAAACTTCTTTTGCACGTATTGATTGGGAAAATATGAcatcttcaaaaatattcaatttggaaAGAGCACTTAAAGGTTTTTTACCCCTTACTTCAATTTGGAAAGGAGAAATCATCAAGCTCTTTGGCATAGGATTATTAAATGATGGTTGTGACATTGAAATGAAACAAGGATTCATTCATTATGATGATGAAtcacaaaaattgaaagttgTATGTACAGACAAGAATtatattacaattgaaaaagtTCAAATCTATCAGAGGAAACTAATGGCTGCTAAAGATTTTAATAATGGGTATCTGAAGAAAGTACCACtagaagaaagatattttctttga
- the LOC123674848 gene encoding regulator of nonsense transcripts 3B produces the protein MALTEESKPTSGKALNSGSQKLEKREKPPTKVIIRRLPPVIEKESLLNQISPLPDYDYFYLVNGEAALGENSFSRAYINFTNLTDVYEFKERFDNYVFLDQKGNEYPAVVEFAPFQKIPKKRNKVRSDPKCGTIESDPYYLEFLEYLKKPKEQEDKPEYSYQFTSDNKDKEVVTTPLLDFVRNRRAERMRIREERREERKRKEKKVKEEEKKKRSEEKFLSKSFSKMKLDTKDVSDNDEKEDGFENCENKSENYSERSYSYKNKERKFDDRKKNPKITSPRKEFVDKREFKNRKEHFKEPKIDTPKKEEKQLPKKAKKYSEKREERKIEAQKRAEEITLRIKKGEESSVASLEPSEDDIFKKKIKAKTENVSLNEADQEEKLSEIQTKSVENEGSSKSEVVHNSKENSSKIQKTIKDSKITESKSGDSVESSREHKRERIRNKDRPTIAIYRPGMLSKRKLTEGDDKESTKESK, from the coding sequence ATGGCGTTGACAGAGGAAAGCAAACCAACCTCTGGAAAAGCACTTAATTCAGGAAGCCAAAAACTAGAAAAACGCGAGAAACCTCCGACTAAAGTTATTATCAGAAGACTTCCACCTGTTATTGAGAAAGAATCATTGTTGAATCAAATATCCCCTTTACCTgattatgattatttttatcttgTTAATGGAGAAGCTGCTTTGGgagaaaattcattttctcgGGCATATATCAACTTTACTAATCTGACAGATGTCTATGAATTTAAGGAAAGATTCGACAATTATGTTTTTTTAGATCAAAAAGGAAATGAATATCCTGCTGTTGTAGAATTTGCACCTTTTCAAAAAATACCTAAAAAACGAAACAAAGTCAGGTCTGATCCTAAATGTGGTACAATTGAATCTGATCCCTATTATCTGGAGTTcttggaatatttgaaaaagcCGAAAGAACAAGAAGATAAGCCTGAATATTCTTATCAGTTCACTTCTGATAACAAAGACAAAGAAGTTGTTACCACTCCATTATTAGATTTTGTTAGAAACCGAAGAGCTGAGCGAATGAGAATCCGGGAAGAGAGAAGGGAggaaagaaagagaaaagaGAAGAAGGTCAAAGaggaagaaaaaaagaagagatCAGAAGAAAAGTTTTTATCTAAATCATTCTCTAAAATGAAATTAGATACCAAAGATGTGTCAGATAATGATGAAAAAGAAGATGGATTTGAGAATTGTGAGAATAAAAGTGAAAATTATTCAGAGAGGTCATATTCGTATAAGAACaaagaaagaaaatttgatgatcgaaagaaaaatccaaaaattacCTCGCCAAGAAAAGAATTTGTGGATAAACGAGAGTTTAAAAATCGAAAGGAACATTTCAAAGAACCTAAAATCGATACTCCCAAAAAAGAAGAGAAGCAGTTACccaaaaaagcaaaaaaatacAGTGAGAAAAGAGAAGAACGCAAAATAGAAGCTCAAAAGAGGGCCGAAGAGATAACTCTTCGGATCAAGAAAGGGGAAGAATCCTCAGTTGCTAGTTTGGAACCTTCCGAAGATGacatatttaaaaagaaaataaaagcgAAAACAGAAAATGTCAGCTTGAATGAAGCAGATCAAGAAGAAAAGTTAAGCGAGATCCAAACAAAGTCTGTGGAAAATGAAGGGAGTAGTAAGTCGGAAGTTGTTCATAATAGTAAGGAAAATTCTTCTAAAATTCAGAAGACTATTAAGGATTCTAAAATAACTGAAAGCAAATCTGGGGATTCTGTGGAGAGTAGTAGAGAACATAAAAGAGAAAGAATAAGAAATAAAGATCGACCTACCATTGCAATTTATAGACCTGGCATGCTTTCTAAAAGAAAGCTTACTGAAGGAGATGATAAAGAATCAACCAAAGAATCAAAGTGA
- the LOC123674856 gene encoding Kv channel-interacting protein 1: MATPSDSPVEEVVFEIEPSRVPKPVPVALEDLCRLTKFTRQEIRIMYRGFKTECPDGVVHEDSFKDIYSKFFPHGNSSLYAHYVFKAFDVNCNGAISFRDLLITLSTLLRGSVYERLRWTFKLYDINGDGCISRAELGEIVVAVHELMGRRAHQVEDDRKAREQIDRIFRKLDLNQDGVITIEEFMESCLKDDMITRSLQIFDA, from the exons ATGGCTACTCCATCGGACAGCCCCGTGGAGGAGGTTGTTTTTGAGATCGAACCGTCCAGAGTACCAAAGCCTGTGCCTGTAGCCTTAGAGGACCTTTGTAGACTCACCAAGTTCACTAGACAAGAAATTCGGATCATGTACAGAGGTTTCAAAACG GAATGCCCGGACGGTGTCGTTCATGAAGATAGCTTCAAAGACATTTATTCCAAGTTTTTTCCTCATGGAA ACTCCAGCTTGTACGCCCATTACGTGTTCAAGGCCTTTGATGTTAACTGCAATGGTGCAATTAGTTTTAGG GATTTGTTAATCACATTATCAACCCTCCTACGCGGCTCTGTGTACGAAAGACTGAGATGGACATTCAAGCTGTACGATATAAACGGAGATGGCTGCATCAGCAGGGCCGAACTAGGTGAAATTGTAGTGGCTGTTCATGAACTGATGGGAAGGCGGGCACACCAAGTGGAAGATGACAGGAAAGCGAGGGAGCAGATAGACAGGATTTTCCGAAAGTTGGACTTGAATCAAGACGGCGTCATCACCATAGAAGAATTCATGGAGTCTTGTCTTAAGGACGACATGATCACGCGGTCTTTGCAGATATTCGATGCGTAA